A region of Clostridium acetobutylicum ATCC 824 DNA encodes the following proteins:
- a CDS encoding stage V sporulation protein S, with the protein MEVLKVSAKSQPKSVAGALAAVLRNSNSAEVQAVGAGAINQAVKAIAITRGFVAPNGIDLVVVPAFAEISIEGEDRTAIKFIVESR; encoded by the coding sequence ATGGAAGTATTAAAAGTATCAGCTAAATCTCAACCTAAATCCGTAGCAGGTGCATTAGCAGCAGTTCTTAGAAATAGTAATTCTGCTGAAGTACAGGCGGTAGGAGCTGGAGCTATAAATCAAGCAGTAAAAGCCATAGCAATAACTAGAGGATTTGTAGCTCCTAATGGAATTGATCTTGTTGTTGTTCCAGCCTTTGCTGAAATATCTATTGAAGGCGAAGATAGAACAGCAATAAAATTTATAGTTGAATCAAGATAG
- the smc gene encoding chromosome segregation protein SMC, with translation MFLKSIEIRGFKSFADKTDLIFKNGITAVVGPNGSGKSNISDAVLWVLGEQSVKNLRGGKMEDVIFAGTQYRKSVGLAQVSLILDNSDKQLNLDYSEVTVSRRLYRSGDSEYYINNTKCRLKDIQELFMDTGIGKEGYSIIGQGKIEAVLSGKPEERRALLEEAAGIVKFKTRKVDAEKKLENTNQNLVRINDILRTYEERLEPLRIESEKAKRFVELSDELKTKEINTIIYSIDNIDYRINDLKQKMADLKLSIDENVKDKEKISLELKVATESLDEFDAKYSSNKTKYYESKSEHQKILSEIELLKEKTSNSDVAKNKLYKEIEDLDNSIVNLKSRYEIQLKTLTEDKNYNKELLSKINKSEEKKKNIDGLIEEWEKSIKQYKNDAIDIISTISQNNNEVVILKKEIESNESKLESIKRAGEGYSKSLKINEVTKNTLSEELVKINDKISGYENQIRENRSKISKLNRIISDEEKLNRELNSKSNKLEANKNMLINLEKQYEGYNRSVKNLMQHVTKGFVDVKPESSFVLGEVIKVKKEFETAVEISLGAAISDIITLDDNIAKKLINYLKSKNLGRATFLPLNIIKGRKLNISDATRHEKGFIGIASELIDYDSTFLPAVNYVLGRTVIVDNMDSALKIAKLNSYSFKIVTLTGEVVNPGGSLTGGSTYSKAASIIGRKREIEELNLELNNVSQALEQSSNKIIENKKVVKELDNLCLDLTDTIHGEKIELTKIKERLKSIDIESEKLNKSYNTSVGEIGFIKEKINKHLEKLKVKEEENKALKLREANNNNLIDELERKLKDENSKVLNLNEEIMSMKVDKAKSDEMLMSSTREIERYKVEMHNMENKKISLKNEIDDFENQVKILKNKIEYNNGKVVQIKQVIEELENSFKDSEVERSKLKGNIENKRNSLQGINLVLQKLETEKHRYEINLAKIETESENLYERLNSDFKLTYSEAAEFKEEIEEMISYKKKIDELKREINKMGVVNVASIEEYKEVKEKYTFMNSQKEDLDNAKDELIRVIEEMTSKMRTVFNENFKKLNENFKITFRDLFKGGNADLILSGDDELNSSIEINVEPPGKKLQNINLMSGGEKGLSAIALLFAILKMKPTPFCILDEIEAALDDANVARYAEFLRRFSENTQFIVITHRKGTMEASDVLYGVTMEEKGVSKVISLDLDSDRENVS, from the coding sequence ATGTTTCTTAAATCCATTGAAATACGAGGCTTTAAATCTTTTGCCGATAAGACAGATTTGATTTTCAAAAATGGTATAACTGCTGTTGTTGGTCCTAATGGAAGTGGAAAAAGTAACATTTCAGATGCTGTGCTGTGGGTTCTTGGAGAACAAAGTGTTAAGAACTTAAGAGGCGGTAAAATGGAGGATGTAATATTTGCAGGAACCCAATACAGAAAATCAGTTGGACTAGCTCAAGTATCTTTGATTCTTGACAATTCAGACAAACAACTTAATCTTGATTATTCTGAAGTTACTGTAAGCAGAAGATTATATCGATCTGGAGACAGTGAATATTATATAAATAATACTAAATGCAGACTTAAAGATATACAAGAATTATTTATGGATACTGGTATCGGTAAGGAAGGATACTCCATAATTGGTCAAGGTAAAATTGAAGCTGTTTTAAGCGGAAAACCAGAGGAGAGAAGAGCCCTTTTAGAAGAAGCAGCAGGTATAGTCAAGTTCAAGACTAGAAAAGTAGATGCTGAGAAAAAACTTGAAAACACTAATCAAAATTTAGTGAGGATAAATGATATTTTAAGAACTTATGAAGAAAGATTAGAACCACTTAGAATAGAAAGTGAAAAAGCTAAAAGGTTTGTGGAATTATCAGATGAACTTAAAACAAAGGAAATAAACACCATTATATATTCAATTGACAATATAGATTACAGAATTAATGATTTGAAACAAAAAATGGCTGATTTGAAGCTATCTATTGATGAAAATGTTAAAGATAAAGAAAAAATTTCTTTAGAATTAAAGGTGGCTACTGAAAGCTTGGATGAGTTTGATGCTAAATATTCTAGTAATAAAACAAAATACTATGAGAGTAAATCTGAGCATCAAAAAATACTTTCAGAGATAGAATTATTAAAAGAAAAAACAAGTAACTCAGATGTGGCTAAAAATAAACTCTATAAAGAAATTGAAGATTTGGATAACAGCATCGTAAATCTAAAAAGTAGATACGAGATTCAATTAAAAACATTAACAGAAGACAAAAATTACAATAAAGAGTTATTAAGTAAGATAAACAAAAGTGAAGAAAAGAAGAAAAATATTGATGGACTTATTGAAGAGTGGGAAAAGTCAATAAAACAGTATAAAAATGATGCTATAGACATAATCAGTACTATTTCTCAAAATAATAATGAGGTTGTAATATTAAAAAAAGAAATTGAAAGTAATGAATCAAAGCTGGAAAGCATAAAAAGGGCTGGAGAAGGATATTCTAAGTCCTTAAAAATAAATGAGGTTACAAAAAACACACTGAGTGAAGAGCTAGTAAAAATCAATGATAAAATAAGTGGATATGAAAATCAAATAAGAGAAAATAGAAGCAAAATATCAAAATTGAATAGAATCATATCTGATGAGGAAAAATTAAACAGAGAGTTAAATTCTAAGTCTAATAAGTTAGAAGCTAATAAAAATATGCTTATCAATCTCGAGAAGCAGTATGAGGGATATAATAGGTCTGTTAAAAATCTTATGCAGCATGTTACAAAGGGCTTTGTTGATGTAAAACCTGAGAGTTCATTTGTACTTGGAGAAGTTATAAAAGTAAAAAAGGAATTTGAAACTGCTGTTGAGATATCACTCGGGGCTGCTATATCTGACATTATAACTCTAGATGATAACATTGCAAAAAAACTTATAAACTATTTAAAATCTAAAAATCTAGGAAGAGCCACTTTTTTGCCTCTTAATATTATAAAGGGTAGGAAATTAAATATTTCTGATGCTACTAGGCATGAAAAAGGTTTTATAGGCATAGCAAGTGAACTTATAGATTATGACAGTACGTTTTTGCCTGCAGTTAATTATGTACTTGGAAGAACTGTAATTGTAGATAATATGGATAGTGCACTTAAGATTGCAAAATTAAATTCATATTCATTTAAAATAGTAACCTTAACAGGAGAGGTTGTAAATCCAGGAGGTTCACTTACAGGAGGAAGTACATATTCAAAGGCAGCAAGCATAATAGGTAGAAAAAGAGAAATTGAAGAGTTAAATCTAGAGCTTAATAATGTATCTCAAGCATTGGAGCAGTCTTCAAATAAAATAATTGAAAATAAGAAAGTTGTAAAAGAACTAGATAACCTTTGCCTTGATTTAACAGACACAATCCATGGAGAAAAAATAGAACTTACAAAAATCAAGGAAAGATTAAAGTCCATAGACATTGAAAGTGAAAAATTAAATAAAAGCTATAATACCTCTGTTGGTGAAATAGGCTTCATTAAGGAAAAAATAAATAAGCATTTAGAAAAACTCAAAGTAAAAGAGGAAGAAAATAAAGCTTTAAAGTTAAGAGAAGCCAATAACAATAATTTAATAGATGAATTAGAGAGAAAGCTAAAGGATGAAAATTCTAAAGTTTTAAATTTAAATGAAGAAATAATGTCTATGAAGGTAGATAAAGCAAAAAGTGATGAGATGCTTATGTCTTCAACTAGAGAAATTGAAAGATACAAGGTTGAAATGCATAACATGGAAAATAAGAAAATAAGCCTAAAAAATGAGATTGACGATTTTGAAAATCAAGTCAAGATTCTAAAAAATAAAATTGAGTATAATAACGGTAAGGTAGTTCAAATAAAACAGGTAATTGAAGAACTTGAAAATTCCTTTAAGGATAGCGAAGTAGAAAGATCTAAATTAAAGGGAAACATAGAAAACAAGAGAAATTCTCTTCAAGGTATAAACTTAGTTTTACAAAAATTAGAGACAGAAAAGCATAGGTATGAGATAAATTTAGCCAAAATTGAAACAGAAAGTGAAAATCTCTATGAAAGATTAAACAGCGATTTTAAATTAACTTATTCTGAGGCAGCTGAGTTTAAAGAAGAAATTGAAGAGATGATAAGTTATAAGAAAAAAATAGATGAGTTAAAAAGAGAAATAAATAAAATGGGAGTAGTAAATGTGGCTAGTATTGAGGAATACAAAGAAGTTAAAGAAAAATACACATTTATGAATTCTCAAAAGGAAGATTTAGATAACGCTAAGGATGAACTTATACGTGTTATAGAAGAGATGACTTCAAAAATGAGAACTGTGTTTAATGAAAACTTTAAGAAGCTAAATGAGAATTTTAAAATTACATTTAGAGATCTTTTTAAAGGTGGAAATGCAGATCTTATATTAAGTGGAGATGATGAATTAAACAGCAGTATAGAAATAAATGTTGAGCCTCCAGGTAAAAAACTTCAAAATATAAATTTGATGTCCGGAGGAGAAAAGGGTCTTTCAGCTATAGCGCTTTTATTTGCTATATTAAAAATGAAACCTACTCCTTTTTGTATACTTGATGAAATTGAGGCAGCACTTGATGATGCAAATGTGGCACGATATGCAGAATTTTTGAGAAGATTTTCTGAGAACACTCAATTTATTGTAATCACTCACAGAAAAGGTACCATGGAAGCAAGTGACGTACTTTATGGTGTTACAATGGAGGAAAAAGGTGTTTCAAAGGTTATATCATTGGACTTAGATAGTGATAGAGAAAACGTAAGTTAA
- the ftsY gene encoding signal recognition particle-docking protein FtsY: MLGNFFDKLKNGLSKTKNNLTSKISDVLTSTVTIDDDLYDELEEILITSDIGVETSLYIIDKLKEKIKENKVKDPSLVNDCLKEVIKDILGDKKGSLMPKQIPETILVVGVNGVGKTTSIGKISSRLKSQNLKVIMAAADTFRAAAIDQLEVWSKRANVDIIKHQEGSDPAAVVFDAIEAAKARKADVLICDTAGRLHNKKNLMNELEKINRIIDREFSQSTRRTLLVLDATTGQNAVIQAKQFMEVCKVDGIVLTKLDGTAKGGIVIFIKHQLDIPVEFVGVGEGIDDLQEFNPSDFVEALF, encoded by the coding sequence ATGTTAGGTAACTTTTTTGATAAACTTAAAAATGGTCTTTCAAAAACAAAGAACAATCTTACAAGTAAGATAAGTGATGTCTTAACATCTACAGTAACTATAGATGATGATTTATATGATGAGCTAGAAGAAATTCTTATAACTTCAGATATAGGAGTAGAAACATCTTTGTACATAATAGATAAGCTTAAAGAAAAAATAAAAGAAAACAAGGTAAAAGACCCATCACTTGTAAATGACTGTTTAAAAGAAGTTATAAAAGATATCCTTGGTGATAAAAAGGGAAGCTTGATGCCAAAACAAATTCCCGAAACAATATTAGTTGTAGGAGTAAATGGTGTAGGAAAAACCACTTCTATTGGTAAAATTTCTTCAAGACTTAAGTCTCAAAATTTAAAGGTAATAATGGCAGCTGCCGATACATTTAGAGCAGCGGCTATAGATCAACTTGAGGTTTGGAGTAAAAGAGCCAATGTAGATATAATAAAGCATCAGGAGGGGTCTGACCCAGCAGCTGTGGTTTTTGATGCTATTGAGGCAGCTAAAGCTAGAAAAGCTGATGTATTAATATGTGATACTGCTGGAAGACTTCATAATAAAAAGAATCTTATGAATGAGCTTGAAAAGATAAATAGAATTATTGATAGAGAGTTTAGTCAAAGTACAAGAAGAACATTACTTGTACTTGATGCTACAACAGGGCAAAATGCAGTTATTCAAGCAAAACAATTCATGGAGGTTTGTAAGGTAGATGGTATAGTTCTAACAAAATTAGATGGTACGGCTAAAGGCGGTATTGTTATTTTTATAAAACATCAACTTGATATACCTGTTGAATTTGTTGGGGTAGGAGAAGGAATTGATGACCTTCAGGAATTCAATCCATCGGATTTTGTAGAAGCTTTATTTTAG
- a CDS encoding putative DNA-binding protein — protein MEERIYLSMLLSTYGSLLTEKQVNVMRLYYDDDLSMPEIAELNNTTRQAIHDLIKRCHKMLLNYENKLKLVEKYKRNEDIKKDIKDKLYILKDKIQDKDNVQLIDEIEKDINSFSI, from the coding sequence ATGGAAGAAAGAATATATTTGTCAATGCTTTTAAGCACTTATGGCAGTCTACTTACAGAAAAGCAAGTGAATGTCATGAGATTATATTATGACGATGATTTATCCATGCCGGAGATAGCAGAATTAAACAATACTACAAGGCAAGCTATACATGATTTAATAAAAAGATGTCATAAAATGCTTTTAAACTATGAAAATAAACTTAAACTTGTAGAAAAGTATAAAAGAAATGAAGATATAAAGAAAGACATTAAGGACAAACTTTATATTTTGAAAGATAAAATTCAAGATAAAGATAATGTTCAGTTAATTGATGAAATTGAAAAAGATATAAATTCTTTTAGTATATAA
- the ffh gene encoding signal recognition particle protein, translated as MAFEGLSTKLQAAMKKLRGKGKLSEKDIKDAMREVKLALLEADVNYKIVKNFVKVVGEKCLGNEVMESLTPGQQVIKIVNEELTNLMGKEESKIEFEENGITVIMAVGLQGAGKTTMCGKLSLSLKKKNKKPLLVACDIYRPAAIKQLEVVGKSIDVPVFSMGDKVNPVDISKAAMKHAKENGLNVVIIDTAGRLHIDDQLMNELENIKSEVNPKEILLVVDSMTGQDAVNVAESFDNKLELTGVVLTKLDGDTRGGAALSIREMTGKPIKYVGLGEKMNDIEIFHPDRMASRILGMGDVLTLIEKAQSAIDEKQAKELGDRMLSQEFNFDDFLQAFEQMKKLGPIGKLLEMVPGFNSSMLKGVDLSKNEGEMKKYEAIIKSMTAKERKNPSLITSTASRKRRIALGSGTTVQEVNKILKNFEQMKKMMKQFKGNKFSKKGLFGGKMPF; from the coding sequence ATGGCTTTCGAGGGATTATCTACAAAATTACAAGCAGCAATGAAAAAACTCAGAGGAAAAGGTAAACTTTCTGAAAAAGACATAAAAGATGCTATGAGAGAAGTTAAGCTTGCTCTTTTAGAAGCAGATGTTAACTACAAAATAGTTAAGAACTTTGTTAAAGTAGTAGGAGAAAAGTGTCTAGGTAATGAAGTTATGGAAAGTCTTACTCCTGGGCAGCAAGTTATAAAAATAGTTAATGAAGAGTTAACTAACCTCATGGGTAAAGAGGAAAGCAAAATAGAATTTGAGGAAAATGGAATTACTGTTATAATGGCAGTTGGACTTCAAGGTGCAGGAAAAACCACTATGTGTGGAAAGCTTTCTCTTAGTTTAAAGAAAAAAAATAAAAAGCCACTTCTTGTTGCATGTGATATATATAGACCAGCAGCTATAAAGCAGTTAGAGGTAGTTGGAAAGTCAATAGATGTCCCTGTTTTTTCTATGGGGGATAAGGTTAATCCTGTTGATATTTCAAAGGCTGCAATGAAGCATGCTAAAGAAAATGGTTTAAATGTAGTTATAATAGATACTGCGGGAAGACTTCATATTGATGATCAGCTTATGAATGAACTTGAGAACATAAAAAGTGAAGTTAATCCTAAGGAAATTTTGCTTGTTGTTGATTCTATGACAGGTCAAGATGCAGTAAATGTTGCTGAAAGCTTTGATAATAAGCTTGAACTTACTGGTGTTGTGCTTACTAAACTTGATGGTGATACAAGAGGTGGTGCTGCACTTTCAATAAGAGAAATGACTGGAAAACCTATAAAATATGTGGGTTTGGGTGAGAAGATGAATGATATTGAGATCTTTCATCCTGATAGAATGGCATCAAGAATACTTGGTATGGGTGATGTTTTAACACTTATAGAAAAGGCTCAGTCTGCTATTGATGAGAAGCAAGCAAAAGAGCTTGGTGACAGAATGCTCAGCCAGGAATTTAATTTTGATGATTTTCTTCAAGCTTTTGAGCAAATGAAAAAGTTAGGACCTATAGGTAAGCTTCTTGAAATGGTTCCAGGTTTTAATAGTAGTATGCTTAAGGGTGTTGATTTGTCAAAAAACGAAGGTGAAATGAAAAAGTATGAGGCCATTATAAAATCGATGACTGCTAAGGAGAGAAAAAATCCATCACTTATAACTTCTACAGCTTCGAGGAAAAGAAGAATAGCTCTTGGATCAGGTACTACGGTTCAAGAAGTAAACAAAATACTTAAAAACTTCGAGCAAATGAAGAAGATGATGAAGCAGTTTAAAGGAAATAAGTTTTCTAAAAAAGGGTTATTTGGTGGGAAAATGCCTTTTTAG
- the rpsP gene encoding 30S ribosomal protein S16: MVKIRLKRMGAKKAPFYRIVVADSRSPRDGKFIEELGYYNPTTEPVTFKVDADKVNAWMKNGAQPSETVKKLLDKSGVTTK, translated from the coding sequence ATGGTAAAAATCAGATTAAAGAGAATGGGTGCTAAAAAAGCTCCTTTTTACAGAATAGTTGTAGCTGATTCTAGAAGCCCTAGAGATGGAAAGTTCATAGAAGAGTTAGGATACTACAATCCAACTACAGAGCCTGTTACTTTCAAAGTTGATGCTGACAAAGTTAATGCTTGGATGAAAAATGGAGCTCAACCATCAGAAACAGTTAAAAAGCTTTTAGATAAAAGTGGAGTAACAACTAAATAG
- a CDS encoding KH domain-containing protein produces MKQLLETIAKSLVDCPDEVQVSEVTGEQSIILELKVAPEDMGKVIGKQGRIAKAIRTVIKAAAVKENKRVVVEII; encoded by the coding sequence ATGAAGCAATTGCTAGAGACTATTGCAAAGTCATTAGTAGATTGTCCTGATGAAGTTCAAGTTAGCGAGGTTACTGGAGAACAGTCCATAATACTTGAATTAAAGGTTGCACCTGAAGATATGGGAAAAGTTATAGGAAAGCAGGGAAGAATAGCTAAGGCTATAAGAACTGTGATAAAGGCAGCAGCTGTAAAAGAAAATAAAAGAGTTGTTGTAGAAATAATATAA
- the rimM gene encoding ribosome maturation factor RimM (Essential for efficient processing of 16S rRNA), producing MEDFFSIGQIINTHGVRGELKIYPLTDDINRFDDLDSVYVDNEIKKVISVKKQPNKLILKLEGIDTLDEAVKYKNKYIKVLREDAVELKEGQYFIKDIIGCNVFDENDKDLGEVYDVISTKNNDVYCIRKEGQQDILVPALKDIVLKIEIENKKIVIKAVEEWLES from the coding sequence ATGGAAGATTTTTTTAGCATTGGGCAAATTATAAATACTCATGGAGTTCGTGGAGAACTTAAAATTTATCCTCTGACAGATGATATCAATCGCTTTGATGATTTAGATAGTGTTTACGTTGATAATGAAATAAAAAAGGTAATCTCAGTAAAAAAGCAACCTAATAAGCTTATATTGAAGTTAGAAGGAATAGATACTTTAGATGAGGCTGTAAAATATAAGAATAAGTATATTAAAGTTTTAAGAGAAGATGCAGTTGAGTTAAAAGAAGGTCAATATTTTATTAAAGATATTATAGGATGTAATGTTTTTGATGAAAATGATAAGGATTTGGGAGAAGTATATGACGTCATAAGTACAAAAAATAATGATGTATACTGCATAAGAAAAGAAGGTCAGCAGGATATTTTGGTGCCAGCTCTTAAAGATATTGTTCTTAAAATTGAAATAGAGAATAAAAAAATAGTTATAAAGGCTGTTGAAGAATGGCTAGAAAGTTGA
- the trmD gene encoding tRNA (guanosine(37)-N1)-methyltransferase TrmD, producing the protein MARKLKIDILTLFPEMFDLFNLSMIGRAKKNGIIEINTYNIRDYTIDKHKKTDDYPYGGGAGMVMTPQPIVDSIRSVKESNKGKVIFLGPRGKKFDQEDAKKLADREELIILCGHYEGIDERVYKYIDEEYSLGDFVLTGGEMACIPIVDSICRMIPGVLSKSESYIEESFYSGLLEYPQYTRPEEFEGARVPDVLISGHHENIRKWRRKQALKITKDRRKDLFDKLVMTKEDKKLLNDNEL; encoded by the coding sequence ATGGCTAGAAAGTTGAAGATAGATATACTAACACTATTTCCAGAGATGTTTGACTTATTCAATTTAAGTATGATAGGCAGAGCTAAAAAGAATGGCATAATAGAAATAAATACTTATAATATAAGAGATTACACAATAGATAAGCATAAAAAAACTGATGACTACCCTTACGGTGGCGGTGCAGGTATGGTTATGACACCTCAACCTATAGTTGATTCAATTAGAAGTGTAAAGGAATCAAATAAAGGGAAGGTCATATTCTTAGGTCCTAGAGGTAAGAAATTTGATCAAGAGGATGCAAAGAAACTCGCAGACAGAGAAGAATTAATAATATTATGCGGCCATTATGAAGGAATAGATGAAAGAGTATATAAATATATAGACGAAGAATACTCTCTTGGGGACTTTGTACTAACAGGAGGAGAAATGGCCTGTATACCTATAGTGGATAGTATATGTAGAATGATTCCAGGAGTTTTATCGAAAAGTGAAAGTTATATTGAAGAGTCTTTCTATAGTGGACTTTTAGAGTATCCGCAGTACACTAGGCCAGAGGAGTTTGAAGGCGCAAGGGTACCAGATGTACTTATTTCGGGACATCATGAGAATATAAGAAAATGGAGAAGAAAGCAGGCTCTAAAAATAACTAAAGATAGAAGAAAAGATTTATTTGATAAGCTTGTTATGACGAAAGAAGACAAAAAACTGTTAAATGATAACGAATTATAA
- the rplS gene encoding 50S ribosomal protein L19 has product MLDVIKEIEAEQIRTDLPSFNVGDTVRIEVRIKEGEKERLQAFEGTVIKRQNGGLRETFTVRRVAYGVGVERTFPLNAPVIAGLKVVRRGKVRRAKLYYLRDRVGKAAKVKEIR; this is encoded by the coding sequence ATGTTAGATGTTATAAAAGAAATAGAAGCAGAACAAATAAGAACAGATCTTCCAAGCTTTAATGTTGGAGATACAGTTAGAATCGAAGTTAGAATCAAAGAAGGCGAGAAGGAAAGACTTCAAGCTTTTGAAGGAACTGTAATCAAAAGACAGAACGGCGGTCTTAGAGAGACTTTCACAGTAAGAAGAGTAGCATACGGAGTTGGAGTTGAAAGAACATTCCCTTTAAATGCACCTGTTATTGCTGGTCTTAAAGTTGTAAGAAGAGGTAAAGTTAGAAGAGCTAAACTCTACTACTTAAGAGATAGAGTTGGTAAAGCTGCTAAGGTAAAAGAAATAAGATAA
- the lepB gene encoding signal peptidase I: MGKSLIEFGKSIIIAIIVAVIIIMFVFETVSVDGTSMYSTLQNNDRLIIEKISYRFGFPKRGDIIVFKCPSDTTKKFIKRVIAVEGDKVKIVNDKVYVNGVKLNENYAYYMNQQVTDDPRVHDYALRTVPKDSVFVLGDNRYNSLDSRFEDEVGFVNKKLIIGREALRIYPFNKIGKVR; the protein is encoded by the coding sequence TTGGGTAAAAGTTTGATTGAATTTGGAAAATCTATAATTATAGCAATAATTGTTGCTGTAATTATAATTATGTTTGTTTTCGAAACCGTCAGTGTTGACGGCACATCAATGTACAGCACACTTCAAAATAATGATAGATTAATAATAGAAAAAATTTCTTATCGTTTCGGATTTCCTAAAAGAGGGGATATAATAGTATTTAAATGTCCTAGTGATACAACTAAAAAGTTTATAAAAAGGGTTATAGCAGTAGAAGGTGACAAGGTTAAGATTGTAAATGATAAGGTATATGTTAATGGGGTTAAATTAAATGAAAATTATGCATACTACATGAATCAACAAGTAACAGATGATCCTAGGGTTCATGATTATGCACTTAGAACTGTTCCTAAGGATTCAGTTTTTGTTCTGGGGGACAATAGATATAACAGTTTAGATAGCAGATTTGAAGATGAAGTTGGATTTGTAAACAAGAAGCTTATTATTGGAAGAGAAGCTTTGAGAATTTATCCTTTTAATAAAATAGGAAAGGTAAGATAG
- the ylqF gene encoding ribosome biogenesis GTPase YlqF, translating to MMIESINWFPGHMAKTTREIRENLKLVDAVIEIRDARIVYSSSNPDINSICKDKPRIILLNKFDLAEKSITDNWVKALSSESIRAIPVNALEGRGLNSIKPALNELLKPKLDNMAAKGIQNYIIRVMVVGIPNVGKSSFINKMAKNKVAKVGNKPGVTKSKQWIKTNIGIELMDTPGVLWPKFQDQKVGLNLAFTGAIKDEIMDIEELALKLVQFLQKNYPEKLMERYKLEDINEDPLINMNNIAAKRGALLKGGEIDYNRVSIIIVDEFRSGKIGKISLERP from the coding sequence ATGATGATAGAATCAATAAACTGGTTTCCAGGACATATGGCAAAGACCACAAGAGAAATAAGAGAGAACTTAAAGCTGGTTGATGCGGTAATTGAAATAAGAGATGCAAGAATAGTATATTCCAGCAGTAATCCTGATATAAATAGTATTTGCAAGGATAAACCAAGGATTATTCTTTTGAATAAATTTGATTTAGCTGAGAAATCCATAACCGATAATTGGGTAAAGGCATTATCTAGTGAAAGTATAAGAGCTATTCCAGTTAATGCACTTGAGGGACGTGGATTAAATAGTATAAAACCTGCATTAAATGAACTTCTTAAGCCAAAACTTGATAATATGGCAGCTAAAGGTATTCAAAACTATATTATAAGAGTAATGGTTGTAGGTATACCTAATGTAGGTAAGTCTTCATTCATAAATAAAATGGCTAAAAATAAAGTTGCAAAAGTAGGAAATAAGCCAGGTGTCACTAAAAGTAAGCAGTGGATAAAGACAAATATAGGAATAGAGCTTATGGATACTCCAGGTGTTTTGTGGCCTAAATTTCAAGACCAAAAGGTTGGACTTAATCTTGCTTTCACTGGAGCAATTAAGGATGAAATAATGGATATAGAAGAACTTGCTTTAAAGTTAGTTCAATTTTTACAGAAGAATTATCCTGAAAAGTTAATGGAAAGATATAAGTTAGAAGATATAAATGAAGATCCACTTATCAATATGAATAACATAGCAGCAAAACGTGGTGCCCTTTTAAAAGGCGGAGAAATAGACTATAATAGAGTATCAATTATTATTGTTGATGAATTCAGATCAGGAAAAATAGGGAAAATATCTCTTGAAAGGCCGTGA